AAAAACGTTTCGAAATTGATACCATCGTTCAGGACAAACCGTATTTAAAAGCTACTGTAAAAGAAGCTATTGAAGACAGAAGTGTAGATGATGAAAAAGAATTTGAAGCCATTATAGAATCTATTAAAGAACAAGCTTTAGAAGTAATAAAGGAAAACCCAATGTTACCTAGCGAAGCTTCTTTTGCGATTAAAAACATAAAATCAGATTCGTTTTTGGTGAATTTTATTTCATCGAACATGGATTTATCTGTAGCGCAAAAACAAATAATTTTAGAAAAAGACAATCTAAAAGAACGTGCTTTGTTAGCCTTAAAAAACTTAAACAAAGAGCTTCAGAAATTAAAATTACGTAACGATATTCAGTCTAAAACTCGCGAAGATTTAGACCAACAACAACGTGAATATTATTTACATCAGCAATTAAAAACCATACAAGATGAACTTGGTGGCGTTTCTAATGACGAGGAGTTAGAAGAAATGCGCAAGCAAGCAAAAACTAAGAAATGGAATAAAGAAGTTGCTGCTACTTTCGAGAAAGAGATCAATCGATTAAAAAGAATGAATCCGCAAGCGGCTGAATATGGTGTTCAGAGAAGTTACTTAGAATTGTTGCTAGAGTTACCTTGGGGAATTTACTCTGAAGATAAATTCGATTTAAAACTAGCTACAAAGGTTTTAGATAGAGATCACTTTGGTTTAGAAAAAGTAAAAGAAAGAATTATAGAACACTTAGCGGTTTTAAAGTTAAGAGGAGATATGAAATCGCCAATTATCTGTTTATACGGACCTCCAGGAGTTGGTAAAACTTCTTTAGGGAAATCTGTTGCAGAAGCATTAGGACGTAAATACGTACGTATGTCTTTAGGTGGTTTGCGTGATGAAGCAGAAATTAGAGGACATAGAAAAACTTATATTGGTGCCATGCCAGGGCGTTTAATTCAGAATTTAAAAAAGGCAGGAACCTCTAACCCGGTTTTTGTTTTAGATGAAATAGACAAGCTAAGTAATAGCCATCAAGGAGATCCTTCTTCTGCCATGTTAGAAGTTTTAGATCCGGAGCAAAACGAAGCTTTTTACGACAACTACTTAGAAGTTGGGTACGATTTATCTAAAGTACTTTTTATTGCAACCGCCAATAACTTAGGTCAAATTCCTTGGGCATTGCGCGATAGAATGGAAATTATAAATGTTACCGGTTATACGATAGAAGAAAAAATAGAAATTGCCAAAAGACATTTATTACCAAAACAATTAAAAGAACACGGTTTAACCACCAAAGATTTAAAGTTAGGTAAAAAACAATTAGAGCAAATTGTAGAAGGTTATACAAGAGAATCTGGTGTACGTGGTTTAGAAAAGAAAATTGCCAAAGTGGTACGTTTTGCAGCTAAATCTATTGCTTTAGAAGAAGAATATGACGTAGCTCTTTCATCAGAAAAAATAGAAGATATTTTAGGAACACCAAGATTTAGAGATAAATTCGAAAACAATGATGTTGCTGGTGTTGTTACCGGTTTAGCTTGGACCAGCGTTGGTGGAGACATTTTATTTATAGAATCTATTTTATCTAAAGGAAAAGGAACGCTTTCTATTACAGGTAATTTAGGTACGGTAATGAAAGAATCTGCAACCATTGCCCTACAATACATCAAATCAAACGCAGAAGAATTTGGAATTAAACAAGAGGTTTTAGAAAAATACAATGTACACATTCACGTACCAGAAGGCGCAACGCCAAAAGACGGACCAAGTGCAGGTATTACCATGTTAACTTCTTTAGTTTCTTCTTTTACGCAACGTAAAATTAAAAACAAATTAGCCATGACTGGCGAAATTACTTTACGTGGAAAAGTGTTACCTGTTGGCGGAATTAAAGAAAAAATATTAGCGGCTAAAAGAGCAAATATTAAAGAAATTATTCTGTGTAAAGAAAACGAAAAAGACATTTTAGAAATCAAAGAAAGCTACTTAAAAGGCATGACGTTCCATTATGTTACAGAAATGAAAGAAGTTATAGAAATAGCACTTACAAAGCAAAAAGTAAAGAATGCTAAAAAATTAAACTAAACTTAAAAAGCCTCTAATATGCTGATTTTTAATTGGTAATTAGAGGCCTTTTTATGCCCTTTTACCAACGTTTTTACTTTCTGTAGTAAAACATTACATATAAATAGCTAGTTCCGTTTTAGCATAGTAAATTTGCAAAAAAACAATTTTAATGATTATTTAGGCCTCTAAAAAATTACATTCGTAAAATTTACACCTATTTACTACATTATACACAAGTAAAAACACAAAACACTAAACATAACTCACATAAAAGCGCTACAAAGTGCTTTTATGTTTTTTTTTGATACTAAATAGTACATGACTCTTACCTCTAAAAACAATACAAATACCCCACGCATTACAACAGCATTATTATTAGCTGCCGGCACCGGAAGTCGTCTTTTTCCAATCACAAAAGACGCTCCAAAATGCTTAACCTTAGTCAGCGAAAAACCAATGTTGGCACGCCTTGTAACCAATTTAAAAGACCAAGGTTTTACGCGTCTTGTTATTGTAACCGGTTATAAACAAGAATGTATTGTAGACTTTTTAGGCAACCAAACAGAGGGTTTAAGTATCGAGTACATACACAGTCCGCTATACAAAACCACCAACAATATTTACTCACTTTGGATGGCCCGTAACAGCATCAAAGAACCTTTTGTACTACTAGAGAGCGACTTGGTTTTAGACACCGCTCTATTAACCCACATGAGGTATCCCAATAGAATTGCCGTAGCAAAAATGCAACCTTGGTTAAACGGAACTACCGTAACTTTAAATGACCAAAACAAGGTAATGCAGTTTCAACCAGGCACCACAGAGCCGTATACAGAAACGCGTTATAAAACCGTCAATATTTATAGTTTCTCTTTAGAATCTTGGCAAGAAGTTACCAAAAAACTGAATCAATATATTGAAGCCGGAAACGTAAACGCCTATTACGAAACCGTTTTTACAACCTTAGTAGCCGAAAGAAAACTAGCATTCGAAGCTGTTTCTTTTGATGAAAAACCTTGGTACGAAGTAGATACTCTTTTAGATTTAGCCGAAGCGGAAAAATTATTTCCAGTAGCTGCTGAAGAAGAAGTTACCTACGCTCTTTATTAATTTTTTTTAGAAGCTATTTCCTGCTTTTCACTGTATCTTTTTTCTTTCATTTCTTGCGAATGCAAAAAATGAAAGAAAAAAGGATGCCGTTTCAATCAGGGCTACACTTGCTTGTTGAGGTTGATGAGTTAGTAACGTTTTTTTTTATTTCTTGCGAATGGAGTTACAGATGATTTGTTTGTTTATTTAAACAATAAACAAACAAAACACGAACAACGAAATTCCTTTGGTATTTACCAAGTACGATAAAATTAACAATAACGTTTATATGGTGTTGTACGATTATACTTTATTTTAATTGATTTTTCACAATTCTTATCTTATTCTTTATTACAGAAAACATACTTTTTGCTAATAAATAAACTTCAGAAGAACCTTTCAATGGTCTTTCGTTCTCATCTGCTTTGTAATTCCTTTCAGCATTATTAATGGCTTCTTCGATAAAAATTGGATGTCTTCTTGAGTCAAATCCTCCCCTATAGTTTTCATTTACTTTCTGCTTCCAACTTTTACAAATATCGTCAGATTCAAACTCTTCAACTTTTTTATTTTGATGGAAAAATAACCAAACTTCAAAGCAAGGGTTACTTTCTACAAAAAACCAATTATCTTTAATCTTACATTCTGCTTTAATTTTACTTATTTGTTCTTCTCGACTATCAGATTTATCTGGGTCAGTATCCAATACAATCCATACCTCATCATTTTCTTGTATTGTAAACTTTGCTTTATCACCACTAAATGAGTTTATAGCTAAATCATAAAGACCTTTAGGAGAATTGTTGTCATCTTGTTTTAATTTATTAACCTCAACTTTAATACGGGAATCAATTTCTCTGAAATACTCAAAATATTGATATTCTCTCTTAGCTCCTTCACAGAAAATGTATAAACTTTTAGCTTCTCTACTTGGTGCTTGTCTTTCAAAAAGCCTATTTGTTAAAATCATATTCGTGCCATTTTAAATCTTCTAAATTTCCTAAAAAAGGAATTGAGCCATATCTACCGTTAAGATAACCTTTTCTAATATCAATAGTTTTATGCTCTTTGAAGTCACTCAATGAATATAAATCAGTAGAGCCATTTAAATCTTTTTCAGCAAACCAAATTTCATCTTGTCTAAATATTTCTTGATCTAACAAGTTTGATTCGTGTGTTGTGAATATCAGTTGTCCTTTTGTTTTATTATCTAAAGAGAATTTTTTAACGAGTTCTTTTATCAAAAGAGGATGAATGCTTCTTTCGATTTCATCTACTATGTATACTTTTTCAGATGAAATTACATTCTTAAAAGCAGGTACAAAATCTAATAACCTTACTGTTCCATCTGACTCTTCGTCTAAATCAAAAAAAACAGAACTTTTATTTGAAGTATGCTCAACTTTTAAAGTTTTAACCCAAATTGTGTCATTTTCTTTTACTAAAATCAATTCATCACCACGTCTACTCCTTAATCCTAACATTTTTTTAGGTGAATCTTCAACCTCTTTAATCAGTTTATCCAGTTCATTCTCATTATCCTCTCCGAAAAACTCTCGAATATTCTTTTTTTCTGTTCCCAAAGATTTAATTCCAATGTTAAATGAGCGCATTAAATCTTCTGCATAATTTTTAAATTCAATATCAGTATCAATTTTATGAGCTAGTGCTCTTGGTTTTGAATCAGGTGTTATTATTTCAAGAGTTTCAGAAAACCATTCAAAAGCTTTTTTTACATCTTTTAAAAATTTGTTATCCCTGTTTGACAATAATTTTAATACTGGTTCATTTGGTTTTACAAACTCTTCTAAAAGAACATCTTTAAGAACTTGACTTTTTTCATCATTTTCAAAGTCATCTAAAAATTTAATTG
The nucleotide sequence above comes from Polaribacter butkevichii. Encoded proteins:
- a CDS encoding RloB family protein, coding for MILTNRLFERQAPSREAKSLYIFCEGAKREYQYFEYFREIDSRIKVEVNKLKQDDNNSPKGLYDLAINSFSGDKAKFTIQENDEVWIVLDTDPDKSDSREEQISKIKAECKIKDNWFFVESNPCFEVWLFFHQNKKVEEFESDDICKSWKQKVNENYRGGFDSRRHPIFIEEAINNAERNYKADENERPLKGSSEVYLLAKSMFSVIKNKIRIVKNQLK
- the lon gene encoding endopeptidase La, giving the protein MSKPKIMHLDNLSLHSMLNEDSELIPLMTPEDEEIINKESVPEVLAILPLRNTVLFPGVVIPITAGRDASIQLIKDANKGDKVIGVVAQKNEEVEEPGLADIHTTGVVAQILRVLKMPDGNTTVIIQGKKRFEIDTIVQDKPYLKATVKEAIEDRSVDDEKEFEAIIESIKEQALEVIKENPMLPSEASFAIKNIKSDSFLVNFISSNMDLSVAQKQIILEKDNLKERALLALKNLNKELQKLKLRNDIQSKTREDLDQQQREYYLHQQLKTIQDELGGVSNDEELEEMRKQAKTKKWNKEVAATFEKEINRLKRMNPQAAEYGVQRSYLELLLELPWGIYSEDKFDLKLATKVLDRDHFGLEKVKERIIEHLAVLKLRGDMKSPIICLYGPPGVGKTSLGKSVAEALGRKYVRMSLGGLRDEAEIRGHRKTYIGAMPGRLIQNLKKAGTSNPVFVLDEIDKLSNSHQGDPSSAMLEVLDPEQNEAFYDNYLEVGYDLSKVLFIATANNLGQIPWALRDRMEIINVTGYTIEEKIEIAKRHLLPKQLKEHGLTTKDLKLGKKQLEQIVEGYTRESGVRGLEKKIAKVVRFAAKSIALEEEYDVALSSEKIEDILGTPRFRDKFENNDVAGVVTGLAWTSVGGDILFIESILSKGKGTLSITGNLGTVMKESATIALQYIKSNAEEFGIKQEVLEKYNVHIHVPEGATPKDGPSAGITMLTSLVSSFTQRKIKNKLAMTGEITLRGKVLPVGGIKEKILAAKRANIKEIILCKENEKDILEIKESYLKGMTFHYVTEMKEVIEIALTKQKVKNAKKLN
- a CDS encoding AAA family ATPase → MFSFGERKEFTTIPNKRLKTLQDHKYNLDGFEILKLSSIYGANGAGKSNLIKSLFQFQKLITREVIPFRLKDTQYKFGNKKEQILAVEFIQENTALYYGIVLSEDKISTEELYISGLGKKEDKLIYERKTVGDKTTIKFLDDFENDEKSQVLKDVLLEEFVKPNEPVLKLLSNRDNKFLKDVKKAFEWFSETLEIITPDSKPRALAHKIDTDIEFKNYAEDLMRSFNIGIKSLGTEKKNIREFFGEDNENELDKLIKEVEDSPKKMLGLRSRRGDELILVKENDTIWVKTLKVEHTSNKSSVFFDLDEESDGTVRLLDFVPAFKNVISSEKVYIVDEIERSIHPLLIKELVKKFSLDNKTKGQLIFTTHESNLLDQEIFRQDEIWFAEKDLNGSTDLYSLSDFKEHKTIDIRKGYLNGRYGSIPFLGNLEDLKWHEYDFNK
- a CDS encoding sugar phosphate nucleotidyltransferase, which gives rise to MTLTSKNNTNTPRITTALLLAAGTGSRLFPITKDAPKCLTLVSEKPMLARLVTNLKDQGFTRLVIVTGYKQECIVDFLGNQTEGLSIEYIHSPLYKTTNNIYSLWMARNSIKEPFVLLESDLVLDTALLTHMRYPNRIAVAKMQPWLNGTTVTLNDQNKVMQFQPGTTEPYTETRYKTVNIYSFSLESWQEVTKKLNQYIEAGNVNAYYETVFTTLVAERKLAFEAVSFDEKPWYEVDTLLDLAEAEKLFPVAAEEEVTYALY